Part of the Leishmania infantum JPCM5 genome chromosome 20 genome is shown below.
GGTGGTGAGCgccatggcggcgctggcggaaCACCCGGACTACATCAAGGATATGTTTCGGCACCCCATCAGCTCTGAAGAGACGCAGCGAGACGAGGCGGTTGGGGCATACCGGGCTTGGCTGAACAAAGACGGTCTCTGGAGCTCGGTACTCGTCGACAGCTATCTGCCCGTGGTgggcaagcagcagcgctacgcccgcagcgccaacgGGCCGTGCGAGATGTGGGTGTCGTATCTCGAGAAGGTGTATGCGAAGCGTTATCACAGCTACATCAacatcgccggcggcgatCCGCTCTTTGCAATTCGCGACTTTACCGGATTTCCCACGGCGCGGCTGGACGTCCGCTTTCGCGAGTGTGTTACGGACCCGGTGAAGAGCGATATGTTTTTCCTTCGCATGGTACGCGACTACGAGAGCGGGCACCTTGTGCTACTGAGCACTCCCGGCAGCGGTGACCCGCGCTCTGCCCATAGCACATACAAGGAGAAGGGCATTTTTGTGGGCTACGCCTATGCAGTGCTAGAAGCTCGCGCGATTGAAttgccgacgctgcggcggaagaaggtgccaccgctgcggctgctgcggctgcgcaacGCGTGGGAGGCGGCGACCAAGTGGAGTGGCAGGTGGTCTGACGACTCGCCGATGTGGCAGGCGCACCCGGAAGCGTGTGTTGCGTTTCCGCAGCACAGCGGGAATGATGGAACTTTCATCATGGAGTGgtcggaggtgctggagatcTTTGTCGGCTGCGGTGTTGTGTTCAACCACTTCGGCTACGCGGACTACCGCATCCCCTTCGAGTTCCGGGGCTCTGTGCCGGACCTGTGTCTCGAGATTCACGTGACGGAGCCGACAACGTTGACGCTCATTCTGTCGCAGCCAGACAGCAAAGGCACGGTGAGGGAGTCGGAGGACTACAACCCTGTCATGATCTCCATAGcgggcgcctcctccgccacgaCGAGCCCGGTTTCCCAGAATGGCAGCAAGCGTAGTAGCGGGACCTCCAGCCACTCCATGATGACGGCCAGTACACAGCTGGTGGCGCGCGATTACTCTCTCCTCGTCAATTCCTCTGCGGACGCCGAGACGCCGTCGAAGAGCTTCACGTTCTTGCAGGGCCGCGACATAAGCGCCATATACACGTTCGTCCCAGAGCAGTCGCCGTACCTCGTCGTGCCACGTCTGCTTGTGCAGCAGTCtagcggcagcaacggcacgAGGGCGTCCAGTGCAGCTGCGACCTCGGCATCAAACAGCGCTGTGACGTGTCCATGCGTGCTCGGCGTTCTTTCGCAGCTTGCCTTTACCCCAAACGGACAGGCACACGTTCGTCTGCGCAAGTTGCCAGCGAACAGTCTCGTCTTTGACAACTACCTCAGCTTCGCCAACGACTCCGTGGAGGTCGAGAAGACCTTCTACGTGAAACGCTCCGCCACCGGTGTGGCGGAGCGCAGCGCCTCAGAACTACAGTAGACAGACCAGGGAGTGACGTAGCCGTTGGGCAGAAAGGGTATCTCAGGATCAGCGGATGGGGAAGGAAACAGGCAACAAATGAGCAGCGTTGCACCCCGGTGCCGTGAGTGGCCGAGGAGTCAGGCAGATTCGCAAGAGATCGCCACTTGTGGATGAAAGCACGTTTCACAACTGCGGAAAGGTGGTGAATggcggggagagaaagagaggagggctCGTGTGGTTTCGCTGTCCGAGCACGGATGACAGGGATGGTGCTCTGCCTTGCCCCGTCTCACTTTTGGCGtgtcctctcctctttttctgGCCGGTTTCTCTGTTCCACGTTCCCCTCCATTCTCCACACTTGGCTCCTTGTCCCCGTAGAGGATGCCGATAACGATGCCGTGTGTAtggcgcctgtgcgtgtgcgtgtgtgctgtgacGCATGCCTCTTCTCATTTTTTTCATGTCCTGATTTCATTGCCCGCTCTTCACCATCATCGACAAGCGGAAcgaagcgagggaggggcaaTAGGGAatgcttcttttttttctatcTTCAGTGCTTCTTcgccccccttttttcgcCCCCTTTCTGCGGTGttgttctctcttttcttgtgttgacctcttctctttcccaACAAACACAGAAAGCTGAAGCAGTCAAAGAAGCAGAGAAAGCAACAAGAATTCCGCGGGAGATGGGGTGGGCGGAGGCGAAATGCG
Proteins encoded:
- a CDS encoding putative calpain-like cysteine peptidase encodes the protein MFDEFREDSVEPLPMDASKSSSTPWVNWGPSIDGEATPCFKGGFLYRIIDSKKKVWALYNDTFVYEMHATFIFGPVSNMEPITASLSASESGGEVDDKNRVVASVEGNELTISMVVYPMETIEFARGDKSKYRCHFDGKPLSKEYLQRETALANAELERNKVTLARFIHTSTDPEDVLALCKKHRLTFIDPSFPPGQHSLDGDRGLIAPSGWRRPEAYLPLALKGQIRLFRHRVTPSATQRGELGNSWVVSAMAALAEHPDYIKDMFRHPISSEETQRDEAVGAYRAWLNKDGLWSSVLVDSYLPVVGKQQRYARSANGPCEMWVSYLEKVYAKRYHSYINIAGGDPLFAIRDFTGFPTARLDVRFRECVTDPVKSDMFFLRMVRDYESGHLVLLSTPGSGDPRSAHSTYKEKGIFVGYAYAVLEARAIELPTLRRKKVPPLRLLRLRNAWEAATKWSGRWSDDSPMWQAHPEACVAFPQHSGNDGTFIMEWSEVLEIFVGCGVVFNHFGYADYRIPFEFRGSVPDLCLEIHVTEPTTLTLILSQPDSKGTVRESEDYNPVMISIAGASSATTSPVSQNGSKRSSGTSSHSMMTASTQLVARDYSLLVNSSADAETPSKSFTFLQGRDISAIYTFVPEQSPYLVVPRLLVQQSSGSNGTRASSAAATSASNSAVTCPCVLGVLSQLAFTPNGQAHVRLRKLPANSLVFDNYLSFANDSVEVEKTFYVKRSATGVAERSASELQ